The proteins below are encoded in one region of Pseudomonas putida S13.1.2:
- a CDS encoding DUF5629 family protein, producing the protein MSPLATALQSCDMLLIDGLHAFDFTADASGLTVECMDGRQLRRWSFTPEQVTAAVATGDEWQLNDANGEHRLVCMSAFRAPDDDQDEPNLDEPADR; encoded by the coding sequence ATGTCCCCCCTCGCCACCGCCCTGCAGTCCTGCGACATGCTCCTGATCGACGGCCTGCACGCCTTCGACTTCACCGCCGACGCCTCTGGTCTCACCGTCGAATGCATGGACGGCCGCCAGCTGCGCCGCTGGTCCTTCACCCCCGAACAAGTCACCGCCGCTGTCGCCACTGGTGATGAGTGGCAACTCAACGATGCCAACGGCGAGCATCGGCTAGTCTGTATGAGTGCCTTTCGCGCCCCGGATGATGACCAAGATGAACCGAATCTGGACGAGCCTGCTGACCGCTAG
- a CDS encoding IS110 family transposase, translating to MELCTTICVDLAKQVFQLAGEDATGRVIYEDRIKSRQAFHDFLIRLPTTVAVLMECGPGAQAWARLLQTKGNPVRILPAQRVAEHRSGAKNDRNDAHAILRAGRDTSIASVPIKSTTALAIQALHRIRRGNIKRHTALGNQIRGLLLEHGVSMPQGDAAISQQVPRALEDASLPLPDLLRELLDELLTDWLSLGERIAALSGRLEVTAQQDKVAQRLITIRGVGPIIATAIVAKQTEPSRFASGRMYSAFFGIVPDQHSSGNKIRLGRMSKRGDGYIRSLMIQGAHAVLSQLRPDSDQPDDRRLLRWLSRLGRKEAAIRLANRNLRIIWALLQSNQVYQRKPNNNPEAAMSL from the coding sequence GTGGAACTTTGCACAACCATCTGCGTAGACCTGGCCAAACAGGTCTTCCAGTTGGCAGGCGAGGACGCTACTGGTCGGGTGATCTACGAAGATCGCATCAAATCCCGTCAAGCATTCCATGACTTCCTGATCAGGCTGCCAACGACCGTGGCCGTCTTGATGGAGTGCGGTCCAGGTGCACAAGCCTGGGCCAGGCTGCTGCAAACCAAAGGTAATCCGGTTCGCATCCTGCCTGCGCAACGCGTCGCCGAACACCGTAGCGGCGCGAAGAACGACCGTAACGATGCCCATGCCATTCTGCGTGCCGGTCGCGATACCAGCATTGCCTCCGTACCGATCAAGAGCACCACAGCGCTGGCTATTCAAGCACTGCATCGCATCCGGCGCGGCAACATCAAGCGGCATACAGCGCTGGGCAATCAGATACGTGGCCTGCTGCTTGAGCATGGCGTATCCATGCCTCAAGGCGATGCCGCGATCAGTCAGCAGGTACCGCGGGCGCTTGAGGATGCCTCCTTGCCTCTGCCCGACTTGTTGCGCGAGTTGCTTGATGAGCTGCTGACTGACTGGCTGTCTTTAGGTGAACGCATTGCGGCGCTGAGTGGACGGCTCGAAGTGACAGCCCAGCAAGATAAGGTGGCACAGCGGCTGATCACCATTCGTGGCGTTGGCCCAATCATCGCCACGGCGATCGTGGCAAAACAGACCGAACCCAGCCGCTTCGCGAGTGGCCGAATGTATTCCGCCTTCTTCGGTATCGTGCCGGACCAGCACAGTAGCGGAAACAAAATCAGGCTGGGCAGAATGAGCAAGCGAGGTGACGGCTACATACGCAGCCTGATGATCCAGGGCGCCCATGCTGTCTTGAGTCAGCTAAGACCTGATTCCGATCAGCCAGACGATCGCCGCCTGTTGCGCTGGCTATCCCGCCTTGGACGCAAGGAGGCGGCGATCAGACTGGCTAATCGAAATCTGCGCATTATCTGGGCTCTGTTACAGAGCAATCAGGTCTACCAACGTAAACCGAACAACAACCCGGAGGCTGCTATGAGCCTCTGA
- a CDS encoding lactonase family protein, which translates to MNRIWTSLLTASLMSLTINSHAATLLVGSYTDGASQGIYRYQFDDKAGQIGPAPLQVVKSVSPSWLVLSADQRQLFAVNETPQGHASSFSISSKGEIKPLNQVATQGDEPTHASLSRDQRFLFVANYAVNPEPGGSLVVIPVAKDGKLKPVVQQARHKASGVNPERQAGAHVHSLVLSPDGQHLYASDLGADKVFIYRYDGASADHPLTAAIPASVALPPGSGPRHLLFDAKGRHAYLTLEMNAEVVMFDVQDGNLVERQRLPLTERQEAAAKAAGGLHLSADGRFLYVSNRGTANEIVVFGVGKENGQLTFLQRRSVEGDHPREFALAPSDNFLLVANQKSNQIVVIRRDPRSGKLLETVQTLQQDAPSDLKFIE; encoded by the coding sequence ATGAACCGAATCTGGACGAGCCTGCTGACCGCTAGCCTGATGAGCCTCACAATCAATTCCCACGCCGCTACCTTGCTGGTGGGCAGCTACACCGATGGTGCCAGCCAGGGCATCTACCGCTACCAGTTCGACGACAAGGCCGGCCAAATCGGCCCCGCACCCCTGCAGGTGGTGAAAAGCGTCAGCCCTTCGTGGCTGGTGCTGTCGGCCGACCAGCGTCAGCTGTTTGCGGTGAATGAGACCCCGCAGGGCCACGCCAGCAGTTTCAGCATCAGCAGCAAAGGCGAAATCAAGCCCCTCAACCAGGTGGCCACTCAGGGCGACGAGCCGACCCACGCCAGCCTTAGCCGTGACCAGCGCTTCCTGTTCGTGGCCAACTACGCGGTCAACCCCGAGCCCGGTGGCAGCCTGGTGGTGATCCCGGTGGCCAAGGACGGCAAGCTCAAGCCCGTGGTGCAACAGGCCCGGCACAAGGCGAGCGGGGTCAACCCTGAGCGCCAGGCCGGTGCCCACGTGCATTCGCTGGTGCTGTCACCGGACGGCCAGCACCTGTACGCCAGCGACCTGGGTGCCGACAAGGTGTTCATCTACCGCTACGACGGTGCCAGTGCGGACCACCCGCTGACAGCGGCGATACCTGCGTCCGTGGCCTTGCCGCCGGGCAGCGGGCCGCGACACCTGCTGTTCGACGCCAAGGGGCGGCACGCCTACCTCACCTTGGAAATGAACGCCGAGGTGGTGATGTTCGATGTACAGGACGGCAACCTGGTTGAACGCCAGCGCTTACCCCTGACCGAGCGCCAGGAGGCCGCAGCGAAGGCGGCAGGTGGCTTGCACCTGTCGGCGGACGGGCGTTTCCTGTACGTGAGCAACCGCGGCACGGCCAACGAGATTGTCGTGTTTGGCGTGGGCAAGGAAAACGGCCAGTTGACGTTCCTGCAGCGTCGTTCGGTAGAAGGCGATCACCCCCGGGAGTTTGCCCTGGCCCCGAGTGACAACTTCCTGCTGGTGGCCAACCAGAAGAGCAACCAGATCGTGGTGATACGCCGCGATCCACGCAGTGGCAAGCTGCTGGAGACGGTGCAGACGCTGCAGCAGGATGCACCCTCGGACCTCAAGTTCATCGAGTGA
- a CDS encoding glutathione S-transferase: MILYSFRRCPWAMRARLALRYAGCEVEIREVAMKNKPAALLALSPKGTVPVLDTGAGVLEESLDIMRWALAQNDPQDWQLQADPVAAQQAEALIARNDSTFKAQVNLYKYAERYPQHSREHYRQQAETWLAELEGLLAGRPYLLADHPSIADAALLPLMRQFAGVEPQWFAEAAYPRVRSWLEGWLASELFRSVMAK; encoded by the coding sequence GTGATCCTCTACTCGTTCCGCCGCTGCCCCTGGGCCATGCGCGCGCGCCTGGCCTTGCGTTATGCCGGGTGCGAGGTGGAAATCCGTGAGGTGGCGATGAAGAACAAGCCGGCAGCACTGCTGGCCTTATCGCCCAAGGGCACGGTGCCGGTGCTGGATACCGGTGCCGGCGTGCTGGAGGAGAGCCTGGACATCATGCGCTGGGCACTGGCGCAAAACGACCCGCAGGACTGGCAGCTACAGGCTGACCCTGTGGCCGCGCAGCAAGCTGAAGCCCTGATTGCGCGCAATGACAGCACATTCAAGGCGCAGGTGAACCTGTACAAGTATGCCGAGCGTTACCCGCAGCATTCCCGCGAGCATTACCGCCAGCAGGCTGAAACCTGGCTGGCGGAGCTCGAAGGCCTGCTGGCAGGACGACCCTACCTGCTGGCGGACCACCCGAGCATTGCCGATGCCGCGTTGCTGCCCCTGATGCGCCAGTTTGCCGGGGTCGAACCGCAGTGGTTCGCCGAGGCGGCTTATCCGCGGGTGCGGAGCTGGCTGGAGGGGTGGCTGGCTTCGGAGCTGTTCAGGTCAGTCATGGCCAAATGA
- a CDS encoding AAA family ATPase encodes MKILAIRLKNLASLAGPVEIDFTAEPLASAGLFAITGPTGAGKSTLLDALCLALFGAVPRLNDIGREAKVPDADGEIPTYDPRNLLRRGTGSGFAEVDFIGIDGRRYRARWEANRARDKANGKLQHSRQSFYDLDSEQVLGSGKNEYKQLVEARLGLNFEQFTRAVMLAQSEFGAFLKADDKERSELLEKLTNTAIYTRLGQRAFSKAREAGEAHNALKDRASHLLPMATEARTDLDQRLEQAQQQFKADQAGERQLEQQRNWLNEQRQLQAQHAEAGTALQAAEQSWQQLAEPRLDLVRLERLAPQRHQFHRQQALTAQLAPVAAKIAEQQQQQTELQVRTLELEQALSAARQALADSQARHSENAPRLRQAFAAQDNLARLDQELAAQRSTSEQVEQQVTHGQQQLQQLEDNQQRSLQQLANIDTALADSQHLAGLANAWHAYLPQLKQVMLIGGRLAKGREELPGLQAQASQANAHLQAERDAYDLLFREAKAEPQALAEQIDLLGGMLQDNRKQQRAVEELSRLHGREQELRQQLDAVRERQQQAMQQRQQLITEGTAAKAELEAAEQALTLTRQLLQRQRLARNTSVEELRGQLRDGEPCPVCGSAEHPFHQPEALLQSLGRHDQAEEDAAQKQVESLNTKLVELRTQLGVVNAQLKDYQQQLQQLGEQLQPLVAQLQAHSLWPALAPQDDKARSTWLDSQLRRLDEEIGQDEKRQSALLALQKDAARLNQQLQAAHDAQQQAQRHLEHQHQALANDEQQLQQGLSDLAGVLPEQALKALNEDPANAFLALDQQIAQRLQQLEQRKDELEEQQARQAQLDKLRDQQQARVQGQQQLQQQLAALDEQRLQAQASLGELLGEHSSAEAWQQHMDISLEQARALDSDTAQRLQDLRTQGVQLASELKANVQQQQALDAECQQLQGQITQWRSEHPELDDAGLDRLLAMDDAQVNELRQHLQSAEKAIEQGRVLLQEREQRLQQHAAQMTVDTCAEALEQALTELRERLASHEQQCAELRAQQADDQRRQQAHQALAADIEQAQQQWQRWARLNALIGSASGDVFRKIAQGYNLDLLLHHANTQLRQLARRYRLKRGGSALGLLVLDTEMGDELRSVHSLSGGETFLVSLALALGLASMASSTLRIESLFIDEGFGSLDPESLQLAMDALDGLQAQGRKVAVISHVQEMHERIPVQIQVRRQGNGLSDVEVCG; translated from the coding sequence ATGAAGATTCTCGCCATTCGCCTGAAGAACCTGGCATCGCTGGCCGGCCCGGTCGAAATCGACTTCACCGCGGAGCCCTTGGCCAGCGCTGGCCTGTTCGCCATCACCGGGCCTACCGGGGCCGGCAAGAGCACCCTGCTCGACGCCCTGTGCCTGGCGTTGTTTGGCGCGGTGCCACGCCTGAACGACATCGGCCGCGAGGCCAAGGTGCCCGACGCCGACGGCGAAATCCCCACCTACGACCCGCGCAACCTGCTGCGCCGGGGCACCGGCAGTGGCTTTGCCGAAGTCGACTTCATCGGCATCGACGGCCGCCGCTACCGCGCCCGCTGGGAAGCCAACCGCGCCCGCGACAAGGCCAATGGCAAGCTGCAGCACAGCCGCCAGAGCTTCTACGACCTGGACAGCGAACAGGTGCTGGGCAGCGGCAAGAACGAATACAAGCAACTGGTCGAAGCCCGCCTTGGCCTGAACTTCGAGCAGTTCACCCGTGCGGTGATGCTGGCCCAGAGCGAGTTCGGCGCTTTCCTCAAGGCGGACGACAAAGAGCGCAGCGAGCTGCTGGAAAAGCTCACCAACACCGCCATCTACACCCGCCTGGGGCAGCGTGCCTTCAGCAAGGCCCGTGAAGCTGGCGAGGCGCACAACGCCCTGAAGGACCGCGCCAGCCACCTGCTGCCAATGGCCACCGAAGCCCGCACCGACCTTGACCAGCGCCTGGAGCAGGCGCAGCAGCAGTTCAAGGCCGACCAGGCTGGCGAGCGCCAACTGGAACAGCAACGCAACTGGCTGAATGAACAACGCCAGTTGCAGGCCCAACATGCCGAAGCCGGCACCGCGCTACAGGCCGCCGAACAAAGCTGGCAGCAACTGGCCGAACCCCGCCTGGACCTCGTTCGCCTGGAACGCCTTGCCCCGCAGCGCCACCAGTTCCACCGCCAGCAGGCGCTGACTGCGCAACTGGCACCCGTGGCCGCGAAAATCGCAGAACAACAGCAGCAGCAAACCGAGCTGCAGGTGCGCACCCTTGAGCTCGAACAGGCGCTGAGCGCAGCACGCCAGGCGCTTGCCGACAGCCAGGCCCGGCACAGCGAAAACGCACCGCGCCTGCGCCAGGCCTTTGCCGCCCAGGACAACCTGGCCCGCCTGGACCAGGAGCTGGCCGCGCAGCGCAGCACCAGCGAACAGGTTGAACAGCAAGTCACCCACGGCCAGCAGCAGTTGCAGCAGCTGGAAGACAACCAGCAGCGCAGCCTGCAGCAACTGGCCAACATCGACACCGCGCTGGCTGACAGCCAGCACCTGGCGGGCCTGGCCAATGCCTGGCACGCCTACCTGCCGCAGCTCAAGCAGGTGATGCTGATTGGTGGGCGCCTGGCCAAAGGCCGTGAAGAACTGCCCGGCCTGCAGGCCCAGGCCAGCCAGGCCAATGCGCACTTGCAGGCCGAGCGCGACGCCTACGACCTGCTGTTCCGCGAGGCCAAGGCCGAACCACAGGCCCTTGCCGAGCAAATCGACCTGCTCGGTGGCATGCTGCAGGACAACCGCAAGCAGCAGCGCGCCGTCGAGGAACTGTCGCGCCTGCATGGCCGTGAACAAGAGCTGCGCCAGCAGCTGGATGCCGTGCGTGAACGGCAGCAGCAGGCCATGCAGCAACGCCAGCAACTGATTACCGAAGGCACCGCCGCCAAGGCCGAGCTGGAGGCCGCCGAGCAAGCGCTGACCCTCACCCGCCAGCTGCTACAGCGCCAGCGCCTGGCGCGTAATACCAGCGTCGAAGAACTGCGCGGCCAACTGCGCGACGGCGAACCCTGCCCCGTGTGCGGCAGCGCCGAGCACCCGTTCCATCAGCCCGAAGCCCTGCTGCAAAGCCTGGGTCGCCATGATCAGGCCGAAGAAGACGCCGCACAGAAGCAGGTCGAAAGCCTCAACACCAAGCTGGTGGAACTGCGTACCCAGCTGGGTGTGGTCAATGCTCAGCTCAAGGACTACCAACAGCAACTGCAACAACTGGGTGAACAGCTGCAACCGCTGGTGGCCCAGCTACAGGCGCACAGCCTGTGGCCGGCCCTCGCCCCGCAGGACGACAAGGCCCGTAGCACCTGGCTCGACAGCCAGTTGCGGCGCCTGGACGAAGAAATCGGCCAGGACGAGAAGCGCCAGAGCGCCCTGCTCGCCCTGCAAAAAGACGCCGCTCGCCTCAACCAGCAACTGCAGGCTGCCCACGACGCCCAGCAGCAGGCCCAGCGCCATCTGGAGCATCAGCACCAAGCCCTGGCCAACGATGAGCAGCAGTTGCAGCAGGGGCTGAGCGACCTCGCCGGCGTATTGCCCGAGCAAGCCCTCAAGGCCCTCAACGAAGACCCGGCGAATGCCTTCCTCGCCCTCGACCAGCAGATTGCCCAGCGCCTGCAGCAACTGGAGCAGCGCAAGGACGAGCTGGAAGAACAACAAGCCCGCCAGGCACAGCTGGACAAGTTGCGCGACCAGCAACAAGCGCGAGTGCAAGGCCAGCAGCAGTTGCAGCAGCAACTGGCCGCCCTCGACGAACAACGCCTGCAAGCCCAGGCTTCGCTCGGCGAACTGCTGGGTGAACACTCCAGTGCAGAAGCCTGGCAGCAGCACATGGACATCTCGCTGGAGCAAGCCCGCGCCCTGGACTCCGACACCGCCCAGCGCCTGCAAGACCTGCGCACCCAGGGTGTGCAACTGGCCAGCGAGCTCAAGGCCAACGTCCAGCAGCAACAGGCGCTGGACGCCGAGTGCCAGCAGTTGCAGGGCCAGATCACCCAATGGCGCAGCGAGCACCCGGAACTGGACGACGCCGGCCTGGATCGCCTGCTGGCCATGGATGATGCGCAAGTCAATGAACTGCGCCAGCACCTGCAAAGCGCCGAAAAAGCCATCGAACAGGGCCGCGTGCTGCTGCAGGAGCGCGAGCAACGCCTGCAACAACACGCCGCACAAATGACCGTGGACACCTGCGCCGAAGCCCTGGAGCAAGCCCTGACCGAACTGCGCGAGCGCCTGGCCAGCCACGAGCAGCAGTGCGCCGAACTGCGCGCGCAACAGGCCGACGATCAGCGGCGCCAGCAGGCGCACCAGGCGTTGGCGGCAGACATCGAACAGGCCCAACAGCAGTGGCAACGCTGGGCGCGCCTGAACGCCCTGATCGGTTCGGCCTCGGGCGATGTGTTCCGCAAGATCGCCCAGGGTTACAACCTCGACCTGCTGCTGCACCACGCCAACACCCAACTGCGCCAGCTGGCCCGCCGCTACCGCCTCAAGCGCGGCGGCAGCGCCCTCGGCCTGCTGGTGCTGGACACCGAGATGGGCGACGAACTGCGCTCGGTGCACTCGCTGTCGGGCGGGGAAACCTTCCTGGTATCGCTGGCCTTGGCCCTGGGCTTGGCCTCGATGGCCTCCAGCACCCTGCGCATCGAATCGCTGTTTATCGACGAAGGCTTCGGCAGCCTTGACCCCGAGTCGCTGCAACTGGCCATGGACGCCCTCGACGGCTTGCAGGCCCAGGGCCGCAAGGTGGCGGTAATCTCCCACGTGCAGGAAATGCACGAGCGCATCCCGGTGCAGATCCAGGTGCGTCGCCAAGGCAATGGCCTGAGTGATGTGGAGGTGTGCGGGTGA
- a CDS encoding exonuclease SbcCD subunit D C-terminal domain-containing protein, with protein MRLFHTSDWHLGQSLHGQERDFEHGCFLDWLLSQLRLRQPDALLIAGDIFDTVNPPVKAQERLYDFIVQAHEQQPKLDIVMIAGNHDSGSRIELPAALMRRLRTHALGRVHWLDEGQLDAERLLIPLTNGRGKVAAWCLALPFLRPAEVTGPNLGDDYLQGITQVHQQLIAAAQKKRKKDQALIAISHAHMAGGSVSEDSERSLIIGNAEALPAKLFDKAISYVALGHLHKPQKVNREERIRYSGSPIPLSFAEINYPHQVLEVELDGTDLVSVEPRPVPRAVALQRVGPAPLGELLQQLADLPVIDLLEDPNRQPWLEVRVILDEPQPDLRQQVETALEGKAVRLIRISAEYAGRNNAEDDDLAFVELSQMTPQDLFSRAWEQAYGTPADEQALADFALLLQDVQQEEEQP; from the coding sequence ATGCGTCTGTTTCATACCTCCGACTGGCACCTGGGCCAAAGCCTGCACGGCCAGGAACGCGACTTCGAACACGGCTGCTTCCTTGACTGGCTGCTCAGCCAGCTGCGCCTGCGCCAGCCGGATGCGCTGCTGATTGCCGGCGACATCTTCGACACGGTCAACCCGCCGGTCAAAGCCCAGGAGCGCCTCTACGACTTCATCGTCCAGGCCCATGAGCAACAGCCCAAGCTGGACATCGTGATGATCGCCGGCAACCACGACTCCGGCTCGCGCATCGAGCTGCCCGCCGCATTGATGCGGCGCCTGCGCACCCATGCCCTGGGCCGGGTGCACTGGCTGGACGAAGGCCAGCTGGATGCCGAGCGCCTGTTGATCCCACTGACCAACGGCCGCGGCAAGGTTGCCGCCTGGTGCCTGGCCCTGCCCTTCCTGCGCCCGGCCGAGGTCACCGGCCCGAACCTGGGCGACGACTACCTGCAAGGCATCACCCAGGTGCACCAGCAACTGATCGCCGCCGCGCAGAAAAAGCGCAAGAAAGACCAGGCGCTGATCGCCATCAGCCATGCGCACATGGCCGGTGGCTCGGTGTCGGAGGACTCGGAGCGCAGCCTGATCATCGGCAACGCCGAGGCACTGCCGGCCAAGCTGTTCGACAAGGCCATCAGCTACGTCGCCCTGGGCCACCTGCACAAACCGCAGAAGGTCAACCGCGAAGAACGCATCCGCTACAGCGGCTCGCCGATCCCGCTGTCGTTCGCCGAAATCAACTACCCGCACCAGGTGCTGGAAGTGGAGCTGGACGGCACCGACCTGGTCAGCGTAGAACCGCGCCCGGTGCCGCGCGCGGTGGCCCTGCAACGGGTCGGCCCGGCGCCGCTGGGCGAACTGCTGCAGCAACTGGCCGACCTGCCCGTGATCGACCTGCTCGAAGACCCCAACCGCCAGCCCTGGCTGGAAGTGCGGGTGATACTGGACGAGCCGCAACCCGACCTGCGCCAGCAGGTTGAAACTGCACTGGAAGGCAAAGCCGTGCGGCTGATCCGCATCAGCGCCGAATACGCCGGCCGCAATAACGCCGAAGACGATGACCTGGCCTTTGTCGAGCTTTCCCAGATGACCCCGCAAGACCTGTTCAGCCGCGCCTGGGAGCAGGCTTACGGCACCCCCGCAGATGAGCAGGCGCTGGCCGACTTTGCCCTGCTGTTGCAGGACGTGCAGCAGGAAGAGGAGCAGCCATGA
- a CDS encoding BatD family protein codes for MSRFGVFLLTLLWAVLAQAEPLLQASVDRTRLEAGESLELTLESQDVTQFGKPDLRALEGDFDVRGTRQLNSLHTLDGETRASTRWIITLLPRRSGSLRIPELQLGQSHSQAIELQVLQADASRPDSASQVFIEATLDSTDVYVQAQAVLTLRIYHSVALYDDSSLSPLQLENAKVEPLGESRTYEKEINGVRHGVIETRYAVYAQQSGSLDIPSLTFTATAAASNDEASQANGTARAGRQVQVSSLPLHLNVRPIPAAWPAGVPWLPARNLTLEEHWNPDPGSQQVQIGDSLTRNITLRAEGLSSPQLPPLPATEIIGLRRYPDQPLLRNEISERGMTANREEREALVPTHAGALTLPALEVAWWNTREDHLEHSSLPARTLNVQDNPALSADTPVGDNSSASTLLWPWQLATLVFALTTLLGFALWWRARSRPAVLRAAQTGPSPRTLLDDLKRACQANDPQATRQALDAWARQQPETLAEMAARFVPLSDALDGLNGALYSETGQYWQGEDLWRAIGTIPSAEQVLLPTGENGSLPPLYPK; via the coding sequence ATGAGTCGCTTCGGCGTCTTTCTGCTCACCCTGCTATGGGCCGTGCTGGCCCAGGCCGAACCACTGCTGCAAGCCAGCGTTGACCGCACCCGCCTGGAAGCCGGCGAGAGCCTGGAGCTGACCCTGGAAAGCCAGGACGTCACCCAGTTCGGCAAGCCCGACCTGCGCGCCCTGGAAGGTGACTTCGACGTGCGCGGCACGCGCCAGCTGAACAGCCTGCACACCCTCGACGGCGAAACCCGCGCCAGTACCCGCTGGATCATCACCCTGCTACCAAGGCGCAGCGGCAGCCTGCGCATTCCCGAACTGCAACTGGGCCAGTCGCACAGCCAGGCCATCGAGTTGCAAGTGCTGCAGGCCGATGCCAGCCGCCCGGACAGCGCCTCCCAGGTCTTCATCGAGGCAACGCTCGACAGCACCGACGTCTATGTTCAGGCCCAGGCCGTGCTGACCCTGCGCATCTATCACTCGGTAGCGCTGTACGACGACAGCAGCCTGAGCCCGCTGCAACTGGAAAACGCCAAGGTCGAGCCACTGGGCGAATCGCGCACGTATGAAAAGGAAATCAACGGCGTGCGTCATGGCGTGATCGAAACCCGCTATGCGGTGTACGCCCAGCAAAGTGGCAGCCTCGACATTCCATCATTGACCTTTACCGCCACTGCCGCCGCCAGCAACGACGAAGCGTCACAAGCCAATGGCACGGCCCGCGCCGGCCGCCAGGTGCAGGTCAGCTCGCTGCCCTTGCACCTCAACGTGCGGCCCATTCCCGCAGCCTGGCCCGCTGGCGTGCCGTGGTTGCCAGCCCGCAACCTGACCCTGGAAGAGCACTGGAACCCCGACCCGGGCAGCCAGCAGGTGCAGATTGGCGACTCGCTGACGCGCAACATCACCTTGCGTGCCGAGGGCTTGTCCAGCCCCCAACTGCCGCCGCTGCCCGCCACAGAGATCATCGGCCTGCGCCGCTACCCCGACCAGCCGCTGCTGCGCAACGAAATCAGCGAGCGCGGCATGACCGCCAACCGTGAAGAGCGCGAAGCCCTGGTGCCGACGCACGCGGGTGCGCTGACCTTGCCGGCGCTGGAAGTGGCCTGGTGGAACACCCGCGAAGACCATCTGGAACACAGCAGCCTGCCGGCGCGCACCCTGAACGTGCAGGACAACCCGGCGCTAAGCGCAGACACCCCCGTGGGCGACAACAGCAGCGCCAGCACCCTGCTGTGGCCTTGGCAACTGGCCACACTGGTGTTCGCCCTGACCACCCTGCTGGGCTTCGCCCTGTGGTGGCGCGCCCGCTCGCGGCCGGCGGTGCTGCGCGCGGCGCAGACCGGGCCTAGCCCGCGCACCCTGCTGGACGACCTCAAGCGTGCGTGCCAGGCCAACGACCCCCAGGCCACGCGCCAGGCGCTGGATGCGTGGGCCCGGCAACAACCGGAAACCCTGGCCGAGATGGCTGCGCGCTTCGTGCCGTTGTCGGATGCGCTGGATGGGTTGAACGGGGCGCTGTACAGCGAAACCGGGCAGTATTGGCAGGGTGAGGACTTGTGGCGGGCGATTGGTACCATTCCGTCGGCTGAGCAGGTGTTGCTGCCGACGGGTGAGAACGGCAGCTTGCCGCCGCTGTATCCCAAGTAG